The Myxococcales bacterium nucleotide sequence GCGCGCTGCGAAGTTTGTTTTGTACATATTCCTTGGTTTCTGGGTTGTCGCTCATAATGGCGGAACGGTAAAACGCGCTGATGCGTAGCTTCGGCATGCCGTCATCATTGGAAACGACGAAGTATTCATCCCCGACCTTATGCAAATAGACGTCAGGGGTAATGTACTGGGGATCCTCACTGACAAACGCGCGCGCTGGCCGGGGTTCTAACGTAGTGATGATCTCGGCTGCGTCATAGACATCTTCAAGAGAAAACTCCAGGGCCTTGGCAATGGCGCCGTAGTTCCTCTTTTCCAGGTCAGGGATGTGATCCTTGATAATGGCCTGCACAAGCATATCCATGCCAAAGTGATCGGCTTGGACAAGCAAACACTCTCTAAGGTCGCGGGTGGCGACGCCGATAGGATCAAAGCGCTGGATGAGCTTTAAGACTTCCTCGGCATCTTCGGGATCCAAATCTGCTTCAGCAGCGAGCCGTGTCACCACTTCTTCCGGGGGCACGCCCTCCATACGCAGGTAACCGCGATCGTCGAGATTGCCGAACACGAGTGTTGCAAAGCGTTTCTCGTCTTCCAGAAAATCGCTCATGGTGAGCTGCCACGTCAAATGCTCAGTTAAGGTCTCACTGCGAGAGGCCGTTTGGTCAATGCCCGGCAAATCGTCGTTATCGAGGCGCCTTGTCGCGGGCATTGGGGCTTGGTTTGCGTGGTTCTCGAGATAGCGTTCCCAATCGATTTCGTTGTTGGAACGTTCGTTGGCGTCGCCGGCTTGCGTTTCTGCGACGCTTTGGGCCTCGGGACTTTCGGCCGCGCTGCCTGCATCACGCTGGTCCTTGCTTTCCGAACTTTCGGGAAGCTCTTCGAGAACGGGGTTCTCCATCATTTCCTCGCGTACGCTATCCAGCAACTCCATACGCGACATTTGCAGCAGCTTAATGGCTTGCTGCAACTGTGGAGTCATCACGACCTGCTGGGACAGTCTGAGCTGTTGCTTTAGCTCCATTAGACAGCCCTCGGCGTTACCATGCTCACGCGCTTATTATAGGCCTTTTCGGCCGATCGGGAAAGCATCATCACCGGTACACCTTACCCATACGTTGTGACACGAAACGCTGCCTTTCACCACATTTTCGCCGCGCGCTGATTGAAAGCGGCGATCTTACCTATGGCGTGGGAGTGGGATATTGTAGGCTTGATGGCTCTTGTTGGGACATTGTCGAGAAAGGAACTGACCGCGTGCCGCTACCCTCGCTTGTACTGTTGGGCTTTTCAGTTGGATTGGCCGCCGCACTCGCGGCTCGCAACGATCTGTGCCTCAGCCCTCGTCCAGCGATCATTTCTAAGGCAAGCATGGCTTACGGGATATTCGTGGCATTCCTGCTCGTGCCGATATCGATGTATTTTTACGGATTTCATGGCGACTGGGCGTTGTTGTATTTGGTCGATTCTCGCCGCATTCCTTCAGCGTTCGCATTATTGTGTTTTGCCATTGAGGCATTGATTGGGCTTGGTGGATTCCTGCTTGGGGCCGTTTGGGTGCGGACGCAACGGGATGGGTTGGCCTTTTTCGCAGCCAGTGCTGCCGCCATCGGGGCGCTGGCGGTGGTATTTTTAGGATGGGATCGGCTCTCCTCTGTAGGCACGTACGAACAGTATCATGGGCAGTATGGGCTACAGCCTTTTGGCAACGGGCCGGTGTTCCAAGGCGCCTTGACGATGGGTCTGGTGCTATTACTGGGCGCGGCTTACCTATTGGTGCGACTTTTCACTGCCGGGCGGCAAACATGATGGCTGGCCGCTTGCCAAACGCCATGACTCGATTTATGACTACCGCCTTACCTAGAGGTTAAGACCGTGTACATTCATCAAGCAAGTGGGACTTCCAACCGCAATCGTAAGCGGAGCGTGCGCTTGCGCGCGAAACTGCGCGCGAAAAATCGGCGACGTGTGAACCGGATGGCAGGCAAGCGTCTCGCGCGACGCCGATGACCGCGGTGGAACAACCTCCCATTTTTGTTATCAGCGATTCGACAGGCGAAACCGCCGAGCGAGTCGTGCGCGCCGCATTGCTGCAGTTCCCGGACCACAAGGCACGGGTAAAGATGTTTGGCCGCATTGCCGATGAAGCCATGGTACGGGAGGTGCTTGCCAAAGCTACCCTATCGCGAGCCATGGTGGTCTTTACATTGGTTTCACCCGAGTTACGCGATCTCTTCTATCGCGAGGCCATCGAACATGACCTGGAATGCGTCGATGTGATTGGCGAGCTCATCACCAAAGTAGCCAAATTTCTTAAGGCGCATCCCGTCAACGTGCCCTCGTCAGCCTTGCCGCTCAGTGACGCGTACTTTAGACGGGTCGACGCCATCGAGTTTGCCGTCAAGAGTGACGACGGACGCGAGCCGCGTAATCTAGCGCGTGCCGATGTGATCTTGACGGGAGTCAGCCGCACGAGCAAGACGCCGCTATCGACGTACTTGGCCGGCCGCGGACTCAAGGTGGCCAATGTGCCTTTGGTCCTCGGCGTAGATCCCCCGCCCGAGCTATTTGAGGTGGACCCCGAGCACGTCATCGGGCTTACCATCGATCTCAACCAACTTCTCGAGATTCGGAAGTCGCGACTCACGCAACTCGGAATGCCCCCCGAGACGAATTATGCCATGCGGGAGCACATTCGGGACGAGCTCGAATATGCCCAGGCAATCTTCAGAAGAAATCCCGGCTGGTTGGTCATTGACGTAAGCGGTCGTGCGATCGAGGAAACGTCTTCGCTCATCATGGAAGCGATGAAAGAACGCGAAGAGAACAAGGGGCGTACATTTCCGCCCCGCTATCGCTGACATGGCCTTGGGGGCGTTTGGCGCGAGCCACCTGCTGTTAGATATTATGGACGTTCGAAGCGGCTTGAGAGAGAATTCCACTTGTCACACGTAGCCTATGCGCCAGCGCGCGCGCGATGTTGGTCATGAACGTGGCATAGTCACGAAGGCTACGGTCGTAGATGAGCGCTTGAATCTCTTCCTTGTTCATAGAAAGCAGCGTGCTCGGGGCAAGCGCCCGCACTGAGGCCGATCGCGGCTTGGGATCGAGCAGTGACATCTCCCCAAACCAATCGCCCGGGCCAAGGAGCGCCACGCGAATCGCGCGTTTGCTCGAACTGATGCGTTTGAGCACTTCTAGCTCGCCACCCAGGACCACAAACATTGCGACATCTTCCGTGCCCTCACTAAGGACTTGGGTTCCGGGCTCGATCGCATGCGGTGTGAGATTGGAGATGATGTGGGCAAGCGTGTCGTCGGCGAGATCTTTGAAAAGTCCTATTCGGGCCAACGCTTCGGGTGTGATCATGTCGCTCTTCCTTTTTGGGCTATGGTACGGGATCCTCACCCAAAACCATATTGTCGATCAAACGGGTGTCGCCCACATGAGCCGCCAGCGCCAGTAGGGCGCGTTCTGGCGCCGTTCCTGACAAAGCTGTCATATTTTCCGGATCAAAAACGCCAACATAGTCGATATTAATGCTATTTGCTGCCAAAGGGTCCGCAGCAAGCGCGATCAACGATGAAACCCGACGTTCCCCTTGGCCATAAGCGGCTCCTGCTTCCCGAAGGCCGCGCACGAGGGATAGGGCGCGTGCGTACTCTTCAGTCGAGAGACGGGCATTGCGCGAGGAAAGCGCAAGCCCGCTGGCATCTCGCACGACGGGATGGGCATGCACGTCTACGGGCAAGTGGAGATCTTTCGCGAGGCGCTCGATGACCTTCCATTGCTGGTAGTCCTTGCGCCCCACCCAGAGGTGACAGGGGCCCACAAGGCACAGAAGTTTTGCTACGATTGTAGAGACACCGCGGAAGTGACCGGGTCGGTGCGCTCCTTCGAGCGGCTGGCTCAGCTCTCTCACTTCGACAAACGTTTGAAAGCCATGTGGGTAGAGGCTCTCGGCGCTGGGCGCAAACACGCAATCGACACCGAGCGACCGGCACTGGCCCAGGTCCTCTGTGAAAGCGAGCGGATAGCGATCGAAATCCTCTTGCTGCGAGAACTGTAATGGATTGAGAAAAACGCTTACCACTGTCCAGTCACAGTGTGCTCGCGCAGCTGTGATGAGTGCACCATGTCCCTGGTGGAGCGCGCCCATGGTGGGTACAAATCCCACCGACACAGCGCGCGCGCGAGCTTCCTGGCAAACCCTCTGAAAAACCTGAGGATCGGT carries:
- the rpoN gene encoding RNA polymerase factor sigma-54 → MELKQQLRLSQQVVMTPQLQQAIKLLQMSRMELLDSVREEMMENPVLEELPESSESKDQRDAGSAAESPEAQSVAETQAGDANERSNNEIDWERYLENHANQAPMPATRRLDNDDLPGIDQTASRSETLTEHLTWQLTMSDFLEDEKRFATLVFGNLDDRGYLRMEGVPPEEVVTRLAAEADLDPEDAEEVLKLIQRFDPIGVATRDLRECLLVQADHFGMDMLVQAIIKDHIPDLEKRNYGAIAKALEFSLEDVYDAAEIITTLEPRPARAFVSEDPQYITPDVYLHKVGDEYFVVSNDDGMPKLRISAFYRSAIMSDNPETKEYVQNKLRSAQWLIRSIDQRRKTIVKVTECIVDKQRDFFERGIAHLKPMILRDVAEAVGMHESTISRVTNNKYLHSPQGIFELKYFFNSGIRRGGNEEDIASESVKQNIKDIIHAEDAHKPLSDQRIVEMLEAQGIVIARRTVAKYREMLGILSSSKRKKYF
- a CDS encoding kinase/pyrophosphorylase is translated as MTAVEQPPIFVISDSTGETAERVVRAALLQFPDHKARVKMFGRIADEAMVREVLAKATLSRAMVVFTLVSPELRDLFYREAIEHDLECVDVIGELITKVAKFLKAHPVNVPSSALPLSDAYFRRVDAIEFAVKSDDGREPRNLARADVILTGVSRTSKTPLSTYLAGRGLKVANVPLVLGVDPPPELFEVDPEHVIGLTIDLNQLLEIRKSRLTQLGMPPETNYAMREHIRDELEYAQAIFRRNPGWLVIDVSGRAIEETSSLIMEAMKEREENKGRTFPPRYR
- a CDS encoding cyclic nucleotide-binding domain-containing protein; its protein translation is MITPEALARIGLFKDLADDTLAHIISNLTPHAIEPGTQVLSEGTEDVAMFVVLGGELEVLKRISSSKRAIRVALLGPGDWFGEMSLLDPKPRSASVRALAPSTLLSMNKEEIQALIYDRSLRDYATFMTNIARALAHRLRVTSGILSQAASNVHNI
- a CDS encoding pantoate--beta-alanine ligase, with translation MTDPQVFQRVCQEARARAVSVGFVPTMGALHQGHGALITAARAHCDWTVVSVFLNPLQFSQQEDFDRYPLAFTEDLGQCRSLGVDCVFAPSAESLYPHGFQTFVEVRELSQPLEGAHRPGHFRGVSTIVAKLLCLVGPCHLWVGRKDYQQWKVIERLAKDLHLPVDVHAHPVVRDASGLALSSRNARLSTEEYARALSLVRGLREAGAAYGQGERRVSSLIALAADPLAANSINIDYVGVFDPENMTALSGTAPERALLALAAHVGDTRLIDNMVLGEDPVP